ATTTCTTCCCAGTTCAACTCGTCCGCTTGCGCCACCTCAACCATCCGGCTATAGATTTCGTCCGCATTCGACCAGTCGATTTGATTGAATACCGGCGGCACGATCTTGCGCATCCCCAGCAGGTAATAGCTGCCCTCCAGCGTCGGCCCGAACACGATGTCCTTCTTCTTTAATACCTTGAAGGCGTTTTCCAGCATCCGCTTGCTTAACGTCGGCGTAACGCAGTCGATCAGCAGCGCCTTGTCGTGGCCGCTCTCGAAGCACTTGCGAAATGCCGCTTCAAAATTCGCCGTCACGTCGCTCTCCGACTGCGGCAGCATCTGCACATCGCCGTTCTCCAGCCGCGCCCGCGCCTTGCCCTTCAGACTGCTGCGCAGATTCGCAATCGCCGTGGCGATGATTTCGCGCGCGCGTTCGCTGGTGTAGGCGATGATCAGCGTGCTTTCGACCGTCAGGCAGGCCGCGATTGTGTCCTCGACGAATGCCTGATACAAGGCATTCGCATCG
The Candidatus Zixiibacteriota bacterium genome window above contains:
- a CDS encoding DUF2064 domain-containing protein; this translates as MSKAKADSEKNAIIVYLEDKHRLRVQSQFSESIPLDDANALYQAFVEDTIAACLTVESTLIIAYTSERAREIIATAIANLRSSLKGKARARLENGDVQMLPQSESDVTANFEAAFRKCFESGHDKALLIDCVTPTLSKRMLENAFKVLKKKDIVFGPTLEGSYYLLGMRKIVPPVFNQIDWSNADEIYSRMVEVAQADELNWEEIELWYDLRQPGDLEFLVRDINAFRIGGDENSAKATEAILETLFQKLGGEEL